From Cecembia calidifontis, one genomic window encodes:
- a CDS encoding protein-L-isoaspartate(D-aspartate) O-methyltransferase produces the protein MKLICFMLLVIVFQADHFKNQRELMVENQLAQRGIKDKSVLEAMRKVPRHLLVPEKVRKYAYDDMPLPIGEGQTISQPYIVALMTELIKPQKNMKVLEIGTGSGYQAAVLAEIVEEVYTIEIFEGLGLRAERDLKSLGYKNIQVRIGDGYKGWPEAAPFDAIIVTAAPEQIPQPLIDQLAEGGRMIIPVGEEGKIQQLILGEKIKGKFKTRFISSVRFVPFLRDKN, from the coding sequence ATGAAATTGATCTGCTTTATGCTCTTGGTCATTGTATTTCAGGCAGACCATTTTAAAAACCAAAGGGAATTAATGGTGGAAAACCAGCTTGCCCAAAGGGGAATCAAGGATAAATCAGTACTTGAGGCCATGCGCAAAGTCCCCAGGCATCTTTTGGTCCCTGAAAAAGTGAGAAAATATGCCTACGATGATATGCCTTTGCCTATTGGAGAGGGGCAGACCATTTCACAACCTTACATAGTGGCCTTAATGACCGAGTTGATCAAGCCCCAAAAAAACATGAAGGTCCTTGAAATCGGCACAGGTTCCGGATATCAGGCAGCCGTATTGGCTGAAATTGTGGAAGAGGTATATACGATTGAAATTTTTGAAGGGCTTGGGCTGAGGGCTGAAAGGGATCTAAAATCTTTGGGATACAAAAATATACAGGTCCGGATCGGAGATGGCTACAAAGGTTGGCCGGAAGCAGCCCCATTTGATGCCATTATTGTGACAGCTGCTCCGGAACAGATTCCACAGCCCTTGATAGACCAATTGGCAGAGGGGGGCAGAATGATCATTCCTGTCGGTGAAGAAGGGAAAATTCAGCAACTCATTTTGGGAGAAAAAATCAAGGGAAAATTCAAGACCCGTTTTATCAGCAGCGTACGGTTTGTACCATTTCTGAGGGATAAAAACTGA
- a CDS encoding IS1380 family transposase, which yields MKITNSTEKITPFGGFNFVFNSLKNSGLPKLIDNHLGARSLRGGFSYSNIFANHMAIFFNGGDCTEDINVHLRDALEQIPSFSVCSADTILRGIKELAVETEIFINPSSGVSHEFNINGKLNSLLLKSACKTGLLKSGVAYDLDYDNTVIPTEKYDANKTYKHVYGYQPGVASIAHPEFSQAIPVYVEGRNGNSQAKYLQADTLTRMFGQLTNENIRIGRFRADSASYQEEVLRALETHTESFYIRANRCAKLDNILGSIAPEKWQKIRLGVQEMEVTDLSDYKPFSKDRSYRLVITRIRRKDGQTDVFSGDAFTYRAILTNEHTSSNEAVVRFYNARGASERLFDVLNNDFGWSKLPCSFLAENTSFMLMTAMYANFYTYIIGEYSRKVDWLKPTDRLKKFIFRFITVSAKWIRTGRREVLKLFTSKDYKPILN from the coding sequence ATGAAAATTACGAATTCGACAGAAAAAATCACACCTTTCGGAGGTTTTAATTTTGTTTTTAACTCTTTAAAAAATTCAGGTCTCCCAAAACTCATTGATAATCATTTAGGAGCTAGATCCTTAAGAGGAGGGTTTTCATACAGTAACATTTTCGCCAATCATATGGCAATTTTCTTTAATGGTGGTGACTGTACTGAGGATATCAATGTCCACCTGAGAGACGCTCTGGAACAGATCCCTTCATTTTCAGTATGCAGTGCAGATACAATTTTAAGGGGAATCAAAGAGCTTGCTGTTGAAACAGAGATATTTATAAACCCGTCCAGTGGAGTGAGCCATGAATTTAATATCAATGGAAAGCTCAACAGCTTGTTGTTAAAATCAGCTTGTAAGACCGGATTACTCAAATCAGGTGTTGCTTACGACCTCGATTATGACAACACCGTCATTCCAACTGAAAAGTACGACGCAAATAAAACATATAAACACGTCTATGGATATCAGCCAGGTGTAGCTTCCATAGCACATCCTGAATTTTCACAGGCCATTCCTGTGTACGTAGAGGGCAGAAATGGCAACAGTCAGGCCAAATATTTGCAGGCTGATACGCTTACCCGCATGTTTGGGCAGCTTACCAATGAAAATATCCGTATCGGAAGGTTCAGAGCCGATTCAGCATCCTATCAGGAAGAAGTTCTCCGCGCACTGGAAACACATACCGAAAGCTTTTATATACGGGCAAACAGATGTGCCAAACTGGATAATATCCTTGGAAGTATAGCCCCTGAGAAGTGGCAGAAAATACGTTTGGGGGTACAGGAAATGGAAGTTACTGACCTATCCGACTACAAACCTTTCAGTAAAGACAGATCTTACAGGCTGGTCATTACCAGAATCAGGCGTAAAGACGGGCAGACAGATGTATTCAGTGGAGATGCATTTACTTATAGGGCTATTCTGACCAATGAACATACATCGTCCAATGAAGCTGTTGTAAGGTTTTATAACGCCCGGGGTGCAAGCGAACGCTTGTTTGATGTACTCAACAACGACTTTGGCTGGTCTAAGTTGCCCTGTTCGTTTCTGGCAGAGAATACTTCCTTTATGCTTATGACGGCTATGTATGCCAATTTTTACACCTATATTATTGGAGAGTATTCCAGAAAAGTTGATTGGCTTAAGCCTACCGACAGGCTCAAGAAGTTTATCTTCAGATTTATCACTGTTTCAGCCAAGTGGATAAGAACGGGAAGAAGAGAAGTGCTCAAACTGTTCACGAGTAAGGATTACAAGCCGATTTTGAACTAA
- a CDS encoding thermonuclease family protein, translating to MRIQHSFYIFLFLLFFFFSSAVQAQREKHQWFEISKFVDGDTFWIINGGGKPEKIRLIGVDAPEARRTGRKEIEHFGKEASAYVEKLLRGKRVRLEFDVSKYDRYKRTLAYVYLEDGTFLNAHLVKEGYATAMTVPPNVRFSELFVQLQREARQHRRGLWK from the coding sequence ATGCGTATTCAACACAGTTTTTATATTTTTCTATTCCTATTGTTTTTTTTCTTTTCTTCAGCTGTCCAAGCACAAAGGGAAAAACATCAGTGGTTTGAAATCTCAAAATTTGTAGATGGGGATACTTTTTGGATTATCAATGGAGGGGGAAAGCCTGAAAAAATCAGATTGATAGGGGTAGATGCACCTGAAGCCCGGCGGACAGGAAGAAAAGAAATTGAACATTTTGGAAAGGAAGCATCAGCTTATGTGGAAAAGTTACTTCGGGGAAAAAGGGTACGGTTGGAATTTGATGTGTCCAAATATGACAGGTATAAAAGAACCTTGGCTTATGTTTATCTGGAAGATGGTACTTTCCTGAATGCCCACCTGGTCAAGGAAGGCTATGCTACTGCGATGACCGTCCCACCGAATGTACGGTTTTCCGAATTATTTGTACAATTACAAAGAGAAGCCCGACAGCACCGCCGGGGGCTTTGGAAATAA
- a CDS encoding potassium channel family protein, whose product MKLLTTQVMLFLQNKPDRRNFITLVRFLIVLILLVAVFSVLFHVLMDREGRYFSPWTGVYWTLTVMSTLGFGDITFDSDLGRFFSVVVLLTGMLFLLILFPFTFINFFYSPWMKAQEQAKVPREIPKDTKGHVILTRFGPVTEALIKKLNRHKYPYVVIVPTLAEGLELHEQGYNVMLGPLGDPETYIKARVENAALVATTESDVLNTNVAFTVRGIAKDVPIIATCNSEASVDILKLAGCNHVLQLGEKMGLFLSRRANGGESNTHLVGRFGELIIAETMVAGTPMVGKTIKETRLRKDIGVNIVGVWERGKFKAADRDVKLTENSVILLAGSARQIDHYNKTYQVFCDNPAPVVILGGGRVGRATGKALQARKIDYRIVEKDPMRIRNAEKTILGDAAELEILKEAGIDQSPCVIITTHDDDVNVYLTIYCRSLRPDIQIITRTTLERNLASIHRAGADFVLSYASMGANAILNLLRRNDILMVAEGLDLIRVKVPDSLIGKTIKESAIRKNTGCTVIAINCQGEMKINPEPKMEFPEGAEIILIGTVEAENEFFRIYGEGDGRK is encoded by the coding sequence ATGAAACTTTTGACCACCCAGGTAATGCTTTTTCTCCAGAATAAACCCGATAGGAGAAACTTCATCACTTTAGTACGTTTTTTAATCGTCTTGATCTTGCTGGTTGCTGTTTTCTCTGTATTGTTCCATGTGTTGATGGACAGGGAAGGCAGATACTTTAGCCCTTGGACAGGTGTATACTGGACATTGACGGTAATGTCCACTTTGGGATTTGGGGATATTACATTTGATTCTGATTTGGGCCGTTTTTTTTCGGTGGTGGTCTTATTGACCGGTATGCTTTTCCTCTTGATTCTTTTCCCTTTTACCTTTATCAACTTTTTTTATTCTCCCTGGATGAAAGCCCAAGAACAGGCCAAAGTACCCAGAGAAATACCTAAAGATACCAAGGGTCATGTGATTTTAACCAGGTTTGGTCCTGTCACGGAAGCTTTGATCAAAAAGCTTAACCGCCACAAATACCCTTATGTGGTTATAGTTCCTACCTTGGCTGAGGGCTTGGAATTACACGAACAGGGATACAACGTAATGCTGGGGCCTTTAGGAGATCCTGAGACCTATATCAAGGCAAGGGTGGAAAATGCGGCGCTTGTCGCGACCACAGAATCGGATGTGCTGAATACCAATGTGGCTTTTACAGTAAGAGGAATAGCAAAGGATGTGCCCATCATCGCTACCTGCAACTCGGAGGCATCGGTCGATATTTTAAAGCTGGCGGGCTGCAACCATGTACTCCAATTGGGAGAAAAAATGGGTTTGTTCCTTTCTCGAAGGGCGAATGGAGGGGAATCCAATACCCACTTGGTAGGAAGGTTTGGGGAATTGATCATAGCAGAGACCATGGTGGCAGGAACACCTATGGTGGGAAAGACCATCAAGGAAACCCGCTTAAGGAAGGATATTGGAGTGAATATTGTTGGTGTTTGGGAACGTGGGAAATTCAAGGCTGCAGACAGGGATGTGAAATTAACTGAAAATTCTGTTATTCTTTTGGCAGGATCGGCCAGGCAAATAGATCATTATAATAAGACGTACCAGGTATTTTGCGACAATCCGGCGCCGGTAGTTATTTTAGGAGGGGGTAGGGTAGGGCGTGCTACCGGAAAAGCTCTACAGGCAAGAAAGATTGATTATAGGATTGTTGAAAAAGATCCGATGAGAATAAGAAATGCAGAAAAAACAATCCTGGGCGATGCGGCAGAGCTTGAAATTTTGAAAGAGGCAGGCATAGACCAATCACCCTGCGTGATCATTACCACCCATGATGATGATGTCAATGTTTACCTTACAATTTATTGTAGGTCTTTGAGGCCTGATATACAGATAATTACCAGGACTACCTTAGAGCGAAATTTAGCTTCAATACATCGGGCAGGTGCAGATTTTGTCCTTTCCTATGCGTCAATGGGAGCCAATGCTATTTTGAACCTATTGAGGAGAAATGATATCCTGATGGTGGCAGAAGGACTGGATCTGATCAGGGTAAAAGTTCCTGACTCCCTGATCGGTAAGACTATCAAGGAATCTGCCATCCGAAAAAACACAGGTTGCACTGTCATCGCCATCAACTGTCAAGGTGAAATGAAAATCAACCCTGAACCCAAAATGGAATTTCCGGAAGGTGCAGAAATCATCTTGATAGGAACTGTTGAGGCTGAAAATGAATTTTTTAGAATATATGGAGAAGGGGATGGAAGAAAATAA
- a CDS encoding SusC/RagA family TonB-linked outer membrane protein, with product MLTNLKKSGLLLFLVLGLVMNAFAQERRVEGRITDPSGEPLPGTSIIIKGTTKGTVADINGRYNILAHSSDTLSFSYIGFEKVEKAVGNANIINVTLKEGIEISEVVITALGMERDAKALGYAVQTVDGDRFSEARETNILNSLSGRVAGVQITSGSSTLGGSSRVTIRGESSLNINANQPLFVVDGIPISNNIVGSSGRGGLEVDYGNAAGEINPDDIASVTVLKGPAAAALYGSRAANGAILITTKSGKGKRGLGVTVNSNTTFDNPLVMPKWQDKYGQGNNGQFAFVNGAGAGIADGVDESWGPQMDIGLKIPQFDSPRDVPGFRGGDLNAPRGSVIIPTDWVSQPNNVNDFFRTGVTLSNNISIAGDNEKANVRFSWTNLDQKGIVPNTDLKRNTLALNTGINIVPEKLTLNVTANYQNTISGNRPNISYGTESLMYLWIWYGRQINTRNLRDYWMPGLEGVQQFNYNYNYHDNPYFTVYENTNGQKKDRIFGNVMLNYKLTDKLNLMLRTGLDNYSELRDRKRAFSTQRFPRGHYREDNLYFNERNSDFLLTYSETSNSVWSYNIAVGGNIMFQENRFLQVVAPELLIPGIYNFTNTAVALQSEQFNSKKKIHSLYGFGQIGFKNILFLDITGRNDWSSTLPIDNNSYFYPSATLSAIISDMVQMPRSVSLVKVRAAYAEVGNDTSPYSLTNVFNNQIAWGSNQAKTESSVLSNANLRPERTASAEYGLDLRFFEGRLGLDFTYYNNITRDQIIPITLDIATGYNSRIINAGKIQNQGIEIVGMANPIKRASGFRWDIMANFTRNRGKVLELTDGLDTYTLTSNNGAFIQARIGERMGNIYGVGFARVKDPNSPFFGEIIHNATGTPLRDPELVLQGNYNPDWMLGIQNNFAYKNFTFGFLFDIRYGGIVVSRTKTIGSTSGQLEETLLGRANGYDLTLEGNGIISPGVIDNGDGTYRPNDVKITSRNWHNRYYERNNVEAAKYDASYVKLREVIFGYNLPKRWFSKIPFEDVRVSLVGRNLALWTENPHFDPETLSMSGGTLQPGIENMAFPSTRNIGFNINLKF from the coding sequence ATGCTAACTAATCTAAAGAAATCAGGTTTATTACTTTTCCTAGTTTTGGGATTAGTAATGAACGCCTTTGCCCAAGAAAGGAGGGTTGAAGGAAGAATTACTGATCCTAGCGGAGAACCATTGCCGGGAACAAGTATTATTATAAAAGGCACGACAAAAGGTACAGTTGCAGATATTAATGGAAGGTATAACATTCTTGCACATTCTTCTGACACCCTCTCGTTTTCATACATAGGCTTTGAAAAAGTTGAAAAGGCTGTAGGAAATGCAAATATCATCAATGTTACGCTCAAGGAAGGTATTGAAATAAGTGAAGTGGTGATTACTGCTTTGGGTATGGAGAGAGATGCAAAAGCCCTAGGTTATGCAGTCCAAACAGTAGATGGGGACCGTTTTTCAGAGGCCCGCGAAACCAACATTCTGAATTCATTAAGTGGAAGGGTTGCCGGTGTTCAAATAACCAGTGGCTCGAGCACATTGGGTGGATCAAGTAGGGTGACTATCCGAGGAGAGTCCTCTCTAAACATCAATGCCAACCAGCCCCTTTTTGTTGTTGACGGAATTCCAATTTCAAACAATATCGTTGGTTCTTCTGGCAGAGGAGGTCTGGAAGTGGATTATGGAAATGCAGCAGGGGAAATCAATCCTGATGACATTGCCTCTGTAACTGTACTTAAAGGACCGGCAGCAGCAGCTCTATATGGTTCAAGAGCTGCCAATGGCGCCATTTTGATAACAACAAAATCCGGTAAAGGAAAAAGAGGCTTAGGTGTTACAGTTAACTCTAATACTACTTTTGATAATCCCTTAGTCATGCCTAAATGGCAGGACAAGTATGGACAAGGGAATAATGGTCAATTTGCATTTGTAAATGGAGCTGGCGCTGGTATTGCGGATGGGGTAGATGAAAGTTGGGGACCGCAAATGGACATTGGTCTAAAAATCCCACAATTTGACTCACCCAGAGATGTCCCTGGTTTTAGAGGAGGAGACTTAAATGCTCCCCGTGGAAGTGTAATTATTCCAACAGACTGGGTTTCTCAACCAAACAATGTAAATGACTTTTTTAGAACAGGTGTAACGCTTTCCAATAATATTTCAATTGCGGGCGACAATGAAAAGGCCAACGTCAGATTTTCCTGGACAAATCTTGACCAAAAAGGAATTGTTCCCAATACCGATTTAAAAAGAAATACACTTGCATTAAATACTGGAATTAATATTGTTCCTGAAAAATTAACTTTAAATGTTACGGCCAATTATCAAAATACCATTTCTGGAAACCGACCTAATATAAGTTATGGAACAGAAAGCTTAATGTATTTATGGATTTGGTATGGAAGACAAATAAATACCAGAAATCTAAGAGACTATTGGATGCCAGGTTTAGAGGGAGTTCAACAGTTCAATTATAACTACAATTACCATGACAATCCTTACTTTACGGTATACGAAAACACTAATGGACAAAAAAAGGACAGGATTTTTGGAAATGTGATGCTCAACTATAAGCTTACCGATAAGCTAAATTTAATGTTGAGAACCGGATTGGATAATTATAGCGAATTGAGGGACAGGAAAAGAGCATTCTCAACCCAAAGATTTCCAAGAGGGCATTACAGAGAGGATAATCTTTATTTTAATGAAAGAAACTCGGACTTTTTATTGACTTACTCTGAAACAAGCAATTCTGTTTGGTCCTATAATATTGCTGTTGGGGGCAACATCATGTTTCAGGAAAACAGATTCCTTCAGGTCGTAGCACCAGAGTTATTGATTCCCGGAATTTATAATTTCACCAACACGGCAGTAGCTCTTCAGTCAGAACAATTCAATTCGAAGAAAAAAATCCATTCCTTGTATGGTTTTGGACAGATTGGTTTCAAAAACATATTGTTTTTGGATATTACCGGCCGAAATGACTGGTCTTCAACCTTACCAATAGATAACAACTCCTACTTCTATCCTTCTGCCACTTTGAGTGCCATTATTTCGGATATGGTCCAAATGCCAAGAAGTGTTTCCCTGGTAAAAGTTAGAGCGGCATATGCCGAAGTTGGAAATGACACTAGCCCTTATAGTCTGACCAATGTCTTCAATAACCAAATTGCTTGGGGAAGCAATCAGGCAAAGACGGAATCATCAGTGCTTTCCAATGCCAATTTAAGACCAGAAAGGACAGCTTCAGCGGAATATGGCCTTGATTTAAGGTTCTTCGAAGGAAGATTAGGCCTAGATTTCACATATTACAATAATATAACCCGTGATCAAATCATCCCAATAACCTTAGACATTGCTACAGGCTATAATAGCCGGATTATCAATGCTGGAAAAATTCAAAACCAGGGCATTGAAATAGTGGGCATGGCGAACCCGATTAAAAGAGCAAGTGGTTTTAGATGGGATATTATGGCTAATTTCACAAGAAATCGTGGAAAAGTATTAGAGTTAACCGATGGTCTGGACACTTATACACTCACTAGCAACAATGGTGCATTCATACAGGCCAGAATCGGCGAAAGAATGGGTAATATTTACGGTGTAGGATTTGCCAGGGTTAAAGACCCCAACAGTCCATTTTTTGGTGAAATCATCCATAATGCAACCGGAACACCGCTCAGAGACCCGGAATTGGTTCTTCAAGGAAATTACAACCCTGACTGGATGCTGGGCATACAAAACAATTTTGCCTACAAGAATTTTACTTTCGGTTTTCTGTTTGATATCAGATATGGTGGAATCGTTGTATCCAGGACCAAAACAATTGGAAGTACTTCTGGGCAATTGGAAGAAACTCTTTTGGGTAGAGCGAATGGCTACGACCTTACTCTTGAAGGAAATGGCATCATCAGCCCGGGAGTTATTGACAATGGTGATGGTACATATAGACCTAATGATGTGAAGATTACTTCCAGGAACTGGCATAACCGATACTACGAGAGAAACAATGTGGAAGCGGCAAAATATGATGCTTCTTATGTGAAGCTCAGAGAGGTAATATTTGGATACAATCTTCCCAAAAGATGGTTCTCAAAAATTCCATTTGAAGATGTGAGAGTATCTCTCGTGGGAAGAAATCTGGCGTTGTGGACAGAAAACCCTCACTTTGACCCTGAAACTTTATCCATGTCAGGAGGAACCCTTCAGCCTGGTATTGAAAACATGGCGTTCCCTTCAACCAGAAATATCGGGTTCAACATCAATCTAAAGTTTTAA
- a CDS encoding SusD/RagB family nutrient-binding outer membrane lipoprotein — protein MKSKFIKILTALLIIQISWFSSCTSDFEEINSNPNSPETVPSSLLLPTVLRSTAGQVASQAWGIGNVVMQYTAKIQFTNEDRYNWGPFGNPYSTYYNSLRDLNNIINISEPLGQNNYVGIAKVIRAFQFSFMTDAYGDLPYSQATLAKDQINYPVFDTQEAIYEGILKELREANELLGSSNETVRGDILFGGDITKWKKFANSLRLRVLMRISLRKNPSTEMQQILSNPAQFPIFTGNNDHAVLQHLPDVPNQHDLFTTRSGSFDEFRLSKTMEKALKDLNDPRLFAYAQPTTSSGAGIVGNVNDYQGVPNGLSDEEALQYSPSGDPSKGGSNFISRVGLLWACNQCTPLANPTGYQTILMNYSELQFILAEARERGFISTGTAEEYYINGIKASFQYYESRYRLVNLPQIADKLVFNNSYVEQESVAYTGSQSEKLQKIGTQKWLALYFSGLENWFDWRRTGIPNIKPGPAAFETQVPRRFMYPSSVQALNEENYKAAISRQGPDNILTRVWWDVVR, from the coding sequence ATGAAATCTAAATTTATAAAAATATTGACAGCCCTTCTGATCATTCAAATCAGTTGGTTCAGCAGTTGTACAAGTGATTTCGAAGAAATCAATTCCAATCCAAACTCACCAGAAACAGTACCCTCCTCTCTTCTATTACCCACTGTATTGCGAAGTACCGCCGGGCAAGTAGCAAGTCAGGCTTGGGGAATAGGGAATGTAGTCATGCAGTACACTGCTAAAATTCAGTTCACCAATGAAGACAGGTATAACTGGGGACCATTTGGCAATCCTTATAGTACTTATTATAATTCCCTTAGAGATTTAAACAACATCATTAATATTTCGGAACCTCTTGGTCAGAACAATTATGTTGGCATCGCCAAAGTAATCAGGGCATTCCAATTTTCATTTATGACAGATGCTTATGGAGATCTCCCCTACTCTCAGGCTACTTTGGCAAAAGATCAAATCAACTATCCTGTTTTTGATACACAGGAGGCAATTTATGAAGGAATATTAAAAGAGTTGAGAGAAGCCAACGAACTATTAGGTTCAAGCAATGAAACAGTAAGAGGCGATATTTTATTTGGAGGAGATATTACAAAATGGAAAAAATTTGCGAATTCCCTTCGACTTAGGGTATTGATGAGGATTTCCTTGAGAAAAAATCCATCCACTGAAATGCAACAGATTCTATCAAACCCTGCTCAATTTCCAATTTTTACCGGAAACAACGACCATGCAGTTTTACAACACTTGCCCGATGTACCCAACCAACATGACCTATTTACAACTAGATCAGGTTCATTTGACGAATTCAGGTTGAGTAAAACCATGGAAAAAGCACTGAAAGATCTAAATGACCCAAGACTTTTTGCTTATGCCCAACCAACAACAAGCTCCGGTGCCGGTATTGTCGGAAATGTTAACGATTACCAAGGGGTTCCTAATGGCCTTTCTGACGAAGAAGCATTACAATACTCCCCTTCAGGGGATCCTTCAAAGGGAGGTTCAAACTTTATTTCCAGAGTTGGATTATTGTGGGCGTGTAATCAGTGTACCCCTCTTGCCAATCCAACCGGATACCAGACTATTTTGATGAATTATTCGGAACTTCAGTTTATTTTGGCAGAAGCCAGAGAAAGAGGATTCATCTCAACAGGTACTGCTGAAGAATATTATATCAATGGAATTAAAGCATCATTCCAATACTATGAATCGAGATATAGGCTGGTTAATTTACCCCAGATTGCGGATAAATTAGTCTTCAATAATTCTTATGTTGAACAGGAATCAGTGGCCTACACAGGAAGCCAATCAGAGAAACTTCAGAAAATTGGTACTCAAAAATGGCTTGCACTTTACTTTTCTGGTCTTGAAAACTGGTTCGATTGGAGAAGAACAGGGATACCAAATATAAAACCAGGCCCTGCCGCATTTGAAACCCAAGTTCCAAGAAGATTTATGTACCCATCTTCAGTACAGGCACTCAATGAGGAAAATTATAAGGCTGCAATATCAAGACAGGGACCCGACAATATCCTAACCAGGGTTTGGTGGGATGTAGTCAGATAA
- a CDS encoding phosphoglyceromutase: MKKATLLIALFSIIVLSSFAQQYKTENLIFITLDGLRWQEVFYGADSLLVVDTKYAQNPEKLTRQFWNSDPKIRREILMPFFWQVIAKEGQLHGNRKYGSKVNDKNRMVFSKPCYNEIFAGYPDDERINSNSKENNPNPNFLEFLDRQPGFEGKVAAFASWDVFPAILNRDRNNLKLNAGFEKVSANDLTEIEIFLNRAQDEIRGPWGGVRLDFFTHHFALEELKTRKPKVLYIGYGETDDYSHDDRYDQYLLSAQQTDAYIREIWEFVQSDSQYRDKTTMVIMTDHGRGVYPKVNWKSHSLKSAGF; this comes from the coding sequence ATGAAAAAAGCGACCCTTTTAATAGCCCTATTTAGCATAATTGTGTTAAGTTCCTTTGCCCAGCAATACAAAACTGAAAACCTCATTTTCATTACTTTGGATGGATTGAGGTGGCAAGAAGTATTTTATGGTGCAGATTCTCTTCTGGTGGTTGACACCAAATATGCCCAGAATCCGGAAAAACTGACAAGGCAATTTTGGAATTCAGACCCGAAAATCAGGAGAGAGATATTAATGCCGTTCTTCTGGCAAGTGATTGCAAAAGAAGGCCAACTCCATGGTAATAGAAAATATGGGAGCAAAGTCAACGATAAAAACAGAATGGTATTTTCCAAACCATGTTATAACGAAATTTTTGCAGGTTACCCTGATGATGAAAGGATCAACAGTAATAGCAAAGAAAATAATCCCAATCCAAATTTCCTTGAATTTTTAGATAGGCAACCTGGTTTTGAAGGAAAAGTTGCTGCTTTTGCATCTTGGGATGTTTTTCCTGCAATTCTTAACAGAGACAGAAATAACCTGAAATTGAATGCTGGTTTTGAAAAAGTTTCAGCTAATGACCTGACAGAAATTGAAATTTTCTTAAACAGGGCCCAAGATGAAATCAGAGGCCCTTGGGGTGGTGTGAGATTGGATTTTTTCACCCATCATTTTGCTTTGGAAGAACTAAAGACCAGAAAACCAAAGGTTCTTTATATTGGATATGGGGAAACAGATGATTATAGCCATGATGACCGATATGACCAGTACCTACTTTCTGCTCAACAAACAGACGCATACATAAGGGAAATCTGGGAATTTGTTCAATCTGATTCCCAATATAGAGACAAAACAACCATGGTCATTATGACTGACCATGGACGTGGAGTTTACCCGAAGGTCAATTGGAAAAGTCATTCCCTAAAATCCGCAGGATTTTAG